From one Odontesthes bonariensis isolate fOdoBon6 chromosome 14, fOdoBon6.hap1, whole genome shotgun sequence genomic stretch:
- the tmem275a gene encoding transmembrane protein 275 — MVITDINNGTSVPSKEPQKKKKSRPHGLPSPALCCACGLCIMLVGLNITLVEAFAFSTLVPSANPRIIIGPILLLVAFSFFGACCVCSRLPPPNSSRSKLGGRGTGLMGQGGLAGGAVFEIETSEQTLQDTTAVQLSPTSSLESSRASSPEIEAPDAALPGTCKIFTMETNGPSCVSATAVYSASAAAGDGEVRLNLPREEVSPSRAEALPKPEF, encoded by the coding sequence ATGGTCATCACTGACATAAACAACGGCACCTCTGTGCCTTCAAAGGAGccccagaagaagaagaagtctcGCCCTCATGGCCTGCCCTCTCCCGCGCTCTGCTGTGCCTGTGGCCTATGCATCATGCTGGTGGGACTCAACATCACCTTGGTGGAAGCGTTCGCCTTCAGCACACTGGTGCCTTCTGCTAACCCCCGGATCATCATTGGGCCTATCCTGCTGCTGGTGGCCTTCTCATTTTTCGGGGCCTGTTGTGTGTGCAGTCGTCTCCCCCCTCCCAACAGCTCACGGTCTAAGTTGGGCGGCAGGGGCACGGGATTGATGGGACAGGGCGGTCTGGCCGGTGGGGCAGTATTTGAGATAGAGACAAGCGAGCAGACGCTGCAGGACACTACAGCTGTGCAGCTGAGCCCCACATCCTCCCTTGAATCATCTAGGGCCTCCAGCCCAGAAATAGAGGCTCCTGATGCAGCCCTGCCAGGAACTTGCAAGATTTTCACCATGGAGACCAACGGTCCTTCTTGTGTTTCTGCCACTGCAGTCTACTCGGCCTCGGCAGCAGCTGGGGATGGGGAGGTGAGACTTAACCTGCCACGCGAAGAAGTGTCACCGAGCAGAGCAGAAGCTCTCCCAAAGCCAGAGTTCTAG